From the Sebastes umbrosus isolate fSebUmb1 chromosome 23, fSebUmb1.pri, whole genome shotgun sequence genome, the window TGTTCTGATGTCCAAAACCTATAGGATACTGGTTTTAACGTCATGTCTTCTAAATGTTAAGTTCAACCAGCCGTGACTGAAGAAATTTCTTCTCTCTTCAGGTCGTTCACGTCTGCCTTCCTGTTCTCCATCGAGGTTCAGGTGACCATCGGCTTCGGAGGACGAATGATAACTGAACACTGTCCGACCGCCATCACCGTCCTCATCATGCAGAACATCATAGGACTCATCATCAACGCTGTCATGCTGGGTAAGACTTAAGTGCTCAGATAGtgatactacagtgtagaaatactctgttacaagttaaAGCCCTGCATTCAATTTCACATAAGTGAAATCGACTTGTTTCCTTCGTCTCTCCTCAGGTTGTATCTTCATGAAGACGGCTCAGTCAAACCGGCGAGCGGAGACGTTGATCTTCAGCCGTCACGCCGTGATCGCTGTCAGAAACAACTGTCTGTGTTTCATGATTCGTATCGGGGATCTGAGGAAGAGCATGATTATAGGAGCCACCGTCAGGTTACAGGTGTTTGTCTGCTTTATTTAACAGTATATTATTGTTGTTTCTGGGTATGTTGGCATTTCTACTTACAAcggtgtattagggccattgtaggtcaaaataaataaataaattattggtCTGCAGGTGGTGAGGAAGACGACAACACCAGAGGGGGAGGTGATCCCCATCCATCAGATCGACGTCCAGACGGAGACCGCCGTGGCCACCAACAGCCTGTTCCTCCTCGCGCCGCTCATCATCTGCCACATCATCGACAAAGACAGGTACGACCACGCCAGAtccatgatttattattattgttttatctaatattatatttttggattattttaattgtctgATTGAAAgtcctgaaatgttttaatcCGGGTTCAACCATGTTTCTaaatttgttgttgtgttcctctcctctcagcccGCTGTACGACCTGTCGGCCATGGAGCTGCAGTGCAGCGACCTGGAGGTGATCGTCATCCTGGAGGGCGTCGTGGAAACGACGGGGATCACCACGCAGGCCCGGACCTCCTACGTCGCCGAGGAGATCCAGTGGGGTCACCGCTTCGTTCCCATAGTGACGGAGGAGGATGGCGTGTACTCGGTGGACTACTCCAAGTTTGGTAACACAGTCAAGGTGAGAGTTAATCCAACTAAGGTATTGTATAATCAGATTGATGCTTCTTTCTATTACCTTtatctttatgataatcacttaCTAATCATTGTTTATCCTCCTGTTTATTCACCACTACAACACTGATTATGAAAAGAGAAGACATGGGAGGAAGTAGAATTAAATTTAAACATATAGAATCTTATTCCCTTATGGGAATCACCTGCATGTTAAGTCTTTTAAATGTTATCAagagttttatatttcccgtttCCCCATTTAAGCTtcaattttattgtttttattctttatgttccacattttattgttattattctttAGTTTCTCTTTAGTTTTATCCTGCTATGGTGAAgtcatgacccgccctactctgcctctgattggcttgtacTCATTGCCTTTGTTGGTTGGATTGATTAGGTtaaggcatgaggagtgagatgggttagggtaagccaatcagaggcaggtaggaaaaaacaacaaccacgGGACAgaaaaattaatatttatttatttatgtcactTGTAACACTGTTCTGTCGTTGCTCGTTCAGGTAGCGACGCCGCCATGCAGCGCCAGAGAACTGGACGAGAAGCCGTCCATCTTAATCCAGACTCTCCAGAAGAGCGAGCTGTCGCACCAGAACTCGCTGCGTAAGCGAAACTCCATGAGACGCAACAACTCCATGCGTAACGGCGCAGGAAGCAGCGGCAATCTGCGCAGGAACAACTCGGGGCTTGCCGCGCCCAAAGTTCAGTTCTTCACCCCGACCGACGGAGGCCAGAACCTGAACGCCGTCACCTGACATGAGGCCTGCCTCCTGCTGGCCGCCCTGCTCCTCCTGGTGGCGAGGAGGATTGTGGGTGTTGGTGTTTCTCCTGCTCTGATGGGACTCGTTCTTTTCCTGTTCCCTGCCTTATCTGGACTCCCAGCACTTCTGATGTTACCTCATGTTCACGTGCATGGAGGGATCTAGCTCctattttataaatgaactcTTCAAATCATTGCAGTTCATTTCTCTGCACCGATAGAGCCGCCACAAACCaatcaattattaataattattacatttttctcttCATTATCATTAAAGCAATAATTTCAAACATTGGGCCTTTATGCCTACCGAATTTTACCGACATGAGggagatatattttctttatgaTTAAAGTCACAGTT encodes:
- the kcnj8 gene encoding ATP-sensitive inward rectifier potassium channel 8; this encodes MLARKSIIPEEFGLPGLASRMPRKPVFRDRVNKARFIAKNGSCNLAHKNIREQGRFLQDVFTTLVDLKWRFTLVIFTTTFVSSWLLFAMSWWLVAFAHGDLGPENLNETHCVTEVKSFTSAFLFSIEVQVTIGFGGRMITEHCPTAITVLIMQNIIGLIINAVMLGCIFMKTAQSNRRAETLIFSRHAVIAVRNNCLCFMIRIGDLRKSMIIGATVRLQVVRKTTTPEGEVIPIHQIDVQTETAVATNSLFLLAPLIICHIIDKDSPLYDLSAMELQCSDLEVIVILEGVVETTGITTQARTSYVAEEIQWGHRFVPIVTEEDGVYSVDYSKFGNTVKVATPPCSARELDEKPSILIQTLQKSELSHQNSLRKRNSMRRNNSMRNGAGSSGNLRRNNSGLAAPKVQFFTPTDGGQNLNAVT